The region ATTATTTAGAGAAAGATAATTTATTAGAAGTGTATAAGAGTATTTCAAAAGGAAGTTATTCGAAATATTATAGTAGTGACTTTTTATCTAAAATACTACCTATTATTTATAATATGATTTGCAGTGAAGATAAAAGATACAGAAGTATAAAAAATATAGTGGATGATATTAATTATGTTTTTGAAAGAGATGTTAATGTTTATGATGTAGAAGCTCTTGAAAAAATGAATTATAATGTGAGCATAGTTGGTAGAAAGGCTGAAATAGAAAAGGTTTTAAATGCGTATGGTTTATCTAAAAATAGTACTCATAAGTCAAATCTATTTATTGTGCATGGTAAAAGTGGAATAGGCAAAACAAGGTTTTTAAGGGAAATTAAATATATATTCAGGTTTAATATGGATAGTGTTTATTACAGCTTTGATAATGGACACGATATAAAGAGAATTGCGTTTAATGAGATATTAAAGCAGATTCTCATAAATTGTGACTTTGAGCATGGTACGAAGAGTCGCGAACGTGAATTAGCATTGGATTTGCTCAACATATTTAGTAATTATGATAGCAAGGAAATTCTTTTAAACAATGAGGATAAATTTAAAGTTTTTGATATGTGTATAGATTTTTTAAATATGATGGCAGTTAAAAAACCTTTAATTTTATTAATTGATAATATAGATGAAATAGATGAATTTAGTATTGAGTTTATAAAATATTTTTATAGTAAGGTAAGAAGTACAAAAAATATTTTATTTATATTTTCATATTCAGAAGAAATTGAATATAGAACTAACAGAACAAATGAATTAATAAATCTATTTAAAATGAATTTTACTGATATATTCCTTGATGAATTGAAATTTGAAGATACCAATAAATTTATAAAATATGTTTTGGGAACTAGGTATTTACCTGAAAGTTTCTGTAGAAAAATTTTTGAAAAAACAAAAGGCAACCCTGGTTTTATCATGGAAGTTTTAAAAGGACTTTATGCAAGAAAGTACATATATGTAAGCAAGGATAAGGGATTATGGATTACATCTTATGATAAGATAAGTGAAATTCCAATACATGGATCACTTATTAAGAATATTGAGAATCAGATAAAAGGGATAAACGGGTTAGAGCTAGAGTTCATGAACGCCTTTTCTATTTTTAATATAAACTTAAAGATGTCAATTATAGAGGCGTTTTTTGAGGAATATGATAAGAAAACTGTTTATGAAGTGGTAAATAAGCTATTAGATAAGGGAATAATAGAAAAAGTAGATAAAAATACAGGCTTATATTATGCAGTTACCAGTAAAACGATTAAATTAGCTTTAATTGAAAGAATGGATAATAATTATAAAAATAAAATTAATGAGAGGGCCGCTCTTATATTAGAAAAAATAGATAGAGATAAGTATAGTGAGGAAATACTGTTTCACTTTGAAAATTCTTTTGATGTAAATAAAATAATTGAATATTACTTAAGTAAGTATAAGAATCCGCTTTATATAAAAGATAGAAATTTAGTAGTAAGTAAAATTAGAAAATTGGTGAAATCTATTACTACTAATTGCAGTTTTGGAGGAATTAAACTCCTAATTATTTTAGGAGATTTGTTGCTGCTAGATGAAAAAAAGGATGAAGCAAAAATTTATTTTAAACTAGCAGAAAAACTTTCAGAAAAAATGAAAAATTATGATTTACAGTTTAAAGCGTTAAATAAGATTATATTTATTCTCCAAAATAATTTAAATTTAACGGAAAGTAAAAAGTATATATATGAGCAGAAAAAAATCTTGAAGCAATACTATAGATTAGAGTTTAAACTTTGTATATGTTTAGAAGAGGCTTTTAATTTTTACAATAATAAGGAGTTTGAAAAAGCCATTTTTATTTGTAAAGGTGCGCTTAAGGAATGTAATCAGGATATGGAAGAAGAGAAATTTTTTGCTTACTATATTTTAAGTAATTCATTTATAAAAAAATGGGATATTAGAGATGCATTTAAATATACTGCCTTATGCGTAGATGAAAAATACATTTCACAAAATTTAACTTATGTACTAAATTCACTAAATAATATGGCTTATATATATGAAAATTATTTTGATGATGTTGATAAAGCTAAAAAGTATCTTTTACAATTGCTTCAATTATCAACAAATTTTAATTATCTTCATTTTAAATTGTTGTCGCTCTCACAGATAGCAACTTTAGATTTAAAGGAGGCAGCTTATGATGGAGCATTTAAGTCTTTTGAGAATGTTCTTGAACTTGCCCAAAAGATTAATGATAAATTTATAGAAGCTTATTGCTATTGTAAATTATGCAAGGTGTGTTTATCGACATATGATATTGGAAAAGCATATAAGTATTTTATAAAAGCTGCTATTAAGATAGCTTATTTTAAAAATGATGCTGACTTTATAAATATGTATTTCATGATAGCTATTGAGTTATATTTAAAAATAGGGCAGCCTAAAAAGGCTAAGGCGTACATGAACAAATTAAAGAATAAATGCGGGCAAGATAATATTAGTGAAATAGAGAAATTTATTGATTACTATATTGACTACTTAACTTACAAAGATGAAGCTTCAATTGAGAGATTCAAGGCATTTGTGAAAAAAGTGGATTTTAAAAATAAGGATATAAATAGTATTGTTGAAATAGTACATTTATCAATTACAATATATTTAAATAAAGATTTTGAATTATTCTATATGATTTACAATAGATTAAATAAATTGGATATAAAAAGTAGTTTAGTTAGTAGAGAAATAACTGTAATGAAATCACTTAAGGCTCAGGGGAAAGAGAGACTTAGTTATTCAATTAGAGCTTTAAATAAAAACAGTAATGAAGTTTCACTTAGCAATATCGTATTGTATATGAATATTACTGAATACTATTTAAAAAATAAGGATTATATAAGAACTATAAACTACTTTTTTAATTGTATAGATATTGTGTGGAATTATTACATTAATATTCCAGATCAATATAAAGAAGATTTTATAAACAACTATAATTTAATTAGCTTTTTTAAGAAATATGTAGATGTAATAAACGAATATGCAGGAAGTGAAATTTTAGTCAAAGACGATTTTACTTACATATGTGATAATAATGGCACTGAAAAATTTTATGAAAATACAAATCTAAAAAAGTTGTTTAGTATGGAAAAATTGAAAAAGGATTTAAAAGAATATTATTTAACCTGTATTCCCAAAAAGGTGAACGGAAGAATAAGTGTTATGAAGAATCAGGTTAATTCCTCTACTATTAATATAGAGAATATACTTAGATATTTAAAGTACAGCTTGATTGCAAAAAATATTTATTTCGTTTTAAATCCAGTTAAAAATGAAGATGTAAGAATTTTTACTGAAATAGGTAGTTTTGTTGATAATAATATATTTAAAAAAAATTGGATTATAGATAATGTTAATATGAGAAAAAATCTTATATTTATAAAAAGATTTGGATTTAAGGCAGAAAAAAACCTAAGGGGAGGAATAAAATCTATAATTTGCATTCCAATATATAGGCTACTAGAAGATGAATATAAAAAGAGAAGTTTCAGAAATGTATTAGGTATACTGTATATTGATACGGATAAGATACTTAACAATTTTAATGTGGATTCTATAAATAAATGTATTCAATTTAATGGTTTGATTGGTCTTAATGTTGAAAAATATAGACTTTCAATTAGTTCATCTGTTGATGCGCTTACAGGAGCAAAAACTAGAGGATATCTGGAGAACAGTGTTGAAAAAATTTTAAATGAAAGTAAAGAGAAGCAAAAAGAATTTTCAGTTTTTATGTATGATCTCGATAATTTTAAAGGTATAAATGATAGATTTGGACATGGAACTGGCGATAAGGTTTTAAAGGAAGTAAGCAGAATAGTTATGGATAATATAGGCAGTAAATCTATTTGTGGAAGATATG is a window of Clostridium pasteurianum DNA encoding:
- a CDS encoding diguanylate cyclase, with protein sequence MNIINNRYRVLSIIDKGQILTSLEVMDILRENSKLKLNVIDIKYLSKNMESYLKNEFVNLVNLSSKYMFKLYSLNVINTIDNRYVDEFKWYYTSELKYKWNNLYNVVKLNEKDIIDIFLQLCICIQYINSSGYIYENIIPENVYVMHDKNKFKVKLNNLIASELNETQQNSGWDFKFNRENQTGFYDGIKQEIYKLGILLMGLVRREFLDYLEKDNLLEVYKSISKGSYSKYYSSDFLSKILPIIYNMICSEDKRYRSIKNIVDDINYVFERDVNVYDVEALEKMNYNVSIVGRKAEIEKVLNAYGLSKNSTHKSNLFIVHGKSGIGKTRFLREIKYIFRFNMDSVYYSFDNGHDIKRIAFNEILKQILINCDFEHGTKSRERELALDLLNIFSNYDSKEILLNNEDKFKVFDMCIDFLNMMAVKKPLILLIDNIDEIDEFSIEFIKYFYSKVRSTKNILFIFSYSEEIEYRTNRTNELINLFKMNFTDIFLDELKFEDTNKFIKYVLGTRYLPESFCRKIFEKTKGNPGFIMEVLKGLYARKYIYVSKDKGLWITSYDKISEIPIHGSLIKNIENQIKGINGLELEFMNAFSIFNINLKMSIIEAFFEEYDKKTVYEVVNKLLDKGIIEKVDKNTGLYYAVTSKTIKLALIERMDNNYKNKINERAALILEKIDRDKYSEEILFHFENSFDVNKIIEYYLSKYKNPLYIKDRNLVVSKIRKLVKSITTNCSFGGIKLLIILGDLLLLDEKKDEAKIYFKLAEKLSEKMKNYDLQFKALNKIIFILQNNLNLTESKKYIYEQKKILKQYYRLEFKLCICLEEAFNFYNNKEFEKAIFICKGALKECNQDMEEEKFFAYYILSNSFIKKWDIRDAFKYTALCVDEKYISQNLTYVLNSLNNMAYIYENYFDDVDKAKKYLLQLLQLSTNFNYLHFKLLSLSQIATLDLKEAAYDGAFKSFENVLELAQKINDKFIEAYCYCKLCKVCLSTYDIGKAYKYFIKAAIKIAYFKNDADFINMYFMIAIELYLKIGQPKKAKAYMNKLKNKCGQDNISEIEKFIDYYIDYLTYKDEASIERFKAFVKKVDFKNKDINSIVEIVHLSITIYLNKDFELFYMIYNRLNKLDIKSSLVSREITVMKSLKAQGKERLSYSIRALNKNSNEVSLSNIVLYMNITEYYLKNKDYIRTINYFFNCIDIVWNYYINIPDQYKEDFINNYNLISFFKKYVDVINEYAGSEILVKDDFTYICDNNGTEKFYENTNLKKLFSMEKLKKDLKEYYLTCIPKKVNGRISVMKNQVNSSTINIENILRYLKYSLIAKNIYFVLNPVKNEDVRIFTEIGSFVDNNIFKKNWIIDNVNMRKNLIFIKRFGFKAEKNLRGGIKSIICIPIYRLLEDEYKKRSFRNVLGILYIDTDKILNNFNVDSINKCIQFNGLIGLNVEKYRLSISSSVDALTGAKTRGYLENSVEKILNESKEKQKEFSVFMYDLDNFKGINDRFGHGTGDKVLKEVSRIVMDNIGSKSICGRYGGEEFIVILPDLNVAKAYEISEIVRDKIDKAKILGDKRSVTISVGVVSYPDMANSKSEIFEKVDKALYMAKNSGRNRCVIWNERFNYKAKGTNKITGIITGNAVKDSRNVLVMVEFMEMLRDNDKMEKKIFSILGRLIEFFEATYCSFILLDNLSITKIYTRKIFEAEFVDSTYVNSRIIKDVLQKGIGMYMIDWDNISGIDEATGMPYWDSIMVIPLINKSISKGALYFKVPNKQKEFNVEEFNFASAISNIIAALL